A single region of the Polyodon spathula isolate WHYD16114869_AA chromosome 5, ASM1765450v1, whole genome shotgun sequence genome encodes:
- the LOC121315818 gene encoding CCN family member 2-like yields the protein MRKMSAGMKNLKLTSFIFLILFCWVSAQECSGECKCPDMPPECPAGVSLVMDGCSCCKVCAKQMGELCTENDICDHHKGLFCDFGSPMNRRIGVCIAKEGSPCIFGGMVYRSGESFQSSCKYQCTCLDGGIGCVPLCSMDIRLPSPDCPMPRRVKVPGKCCEEWVCDHPRQQTMVGPALAAYREEATYGPDPSMMRANCLVQTTEWSACSKTCGMGISTRVTNDNKQCRLEKQTRLCNTYHCHLNPLLFISLQKGKKCIRTPRISKPMKFEFSGCTTTKTYRPKFCGVCTDGRCCTPHRTATLPVEFKCPDGEVMKKKMMFIKSCACHYNCPGENDIFQSMYYRKMFGDIA from the exons ATGAGAAAAATGTCTGCTGGAATGAAAAACCTGAAATTAACTTCTTTCATCTTCCTCATCCTGTTTTGCTGG GTGTCTGCTCAGGAGTGCAGTGGCGAGTGCAAGTGCCCTGATATGCCCCCTGAATGCCCTGCTGGTGTGAGCTTGGTCATGGATGGTTGTAGCTGCTGCAAGGTGTGTGCCAAACAGATGGGCGAGCTCTGCACTGAGAATGACATCTGTGACCATCACAAAGGGCTTTTTTGCGACTTTGGCTCCCCTATGAACCGCAGGATCGGAGTTTGCATAG CCAAAGAAGGTTCTCCCTGTATCTTTGGAGGCATGGTGTACAGGAGTGGAGAGAGCTTCCAAAGCAGCTGTAAATACCAGTGCACCTGTCTAGATGGGGGCATTGGCTGTGTGCCCCTCTGCAGCATGGACATCCGCCTTCCAAGCCCAGACTGCCCCATGCCACGACGAGTTAAGGTCCCAGGAAAATGCTGTGAGGAGTGGGTGTGCGATCACCCAAGACAACAAACCATGGTTGGACCTGCCCTGGCTG CTTACAGAGAGGAAGCTACCTATGGTCCTGACCCTTCCATGATGCGTGCCAACTGCCTGGTTCAGACCACTGAATGGAGCGCATGCTCCAAGACTTGCGGCATGGGAATCTCCACCAGGGTCACCAACGACAACAAGCAATGCAGGCTGGAGAAGCAAACCAGACTGTGTAACACGTACCACTG TCATCTAAATCCCCTCTTATTTATATCTTTGCAGAAAGGAAAGAAGTGTATCCGCACTCCCAGGATCTCCAAGCCCATGAAATTTGAGTTTTCCGGCTGCACCACTACTAAAACCTACAGGCCCAAGTTCTGTGGAGTCTGCACCGATGGCCGCTGCTGCACTCCCCACAGAACAGCCACCCTCCCCGTGGAGTTCAAGTGCCCCGACGGCGAGGTgatgaagaagaagatgatgttCATCAAGTCCTGCGCCTGCCATTACAACTGCCCTGGGGAGAACGACATCTTCCAGTCCATGTACTACAGAAAAATGTTTGGAGACATCGCTTAA